GGCGGGAAATCGTCCTCGGTCAAAAAGCGGATCTGCCGCAACCGGGAGATATCCGGTTTGGCCGGCACGTGATGGGGGTCGAAAAAGGACGGGATCGTCGCCCCGGCGAGCGTCGAGGCGGAATAGGCCACGAACGCCGTCAGAAGGCAGGCGGCGACAAGGCGCGGACGAAAGCGGAACAAGGGCGCTCCATGCGTCGATCAATACGAAAATCAGTCTAATTGGCTTGCGAGCGCGTCGCTATGGGTCAATAGTCAAGCTCAAGCGTTTTTTCGGTTTGAGCGTACTCATGAGTTTGGCGTCGGCTGATTTTGGCCCTGCCGATCCCGTCCGGCTTCCGGCGGAGGAGGCGCGCGTCGCGCGGCGGCGGCTTCCCGATTTCGCCTCGGACGCCGTTAGGCGGCGGGCCCGGCGGGTGGAGACGGCGCCGCGCCCGCCGGCGGTCGAGATTGCGTTTCTGGCCCATTACGGCGTGCCGCCCGAGGTTCTCGCCTACGCCATGCAGCGCGGCCGCGCCGATGGCGTCTCTCCCGACGCGGCCCTGCTGGCCGAGGGCATGGTGGAAGAGGACGTCTTCTACCGCGCCCTTGCCGATCATCTGCGCGTGGCCTTTGTCGATGAGGCGGTGACGCTCGCGCCGGGCGCCGCGCAAACGGCGGAGCAGGGCTATGTCCCGTTGCAGCCGAACGCCGATGGCCTGCGCTGGCTCTTCGCGCCGACGGGCGCCGGGATTTTCCGACTGATGAGCGCCGTGCGCGCGGCGAAAGGGCGCCCGCTGTTCGCCTTGACGACGCCCCGGCGTTTGACCGACGCCCTGCGCCGCGCCCGGCCGCTCGAAGCCGCGCGTCTCGCCAGCATCTCCGCCGAGCGCGTCGATCCTGCGCTTTGCGTGCGCGGCGCGCTCGGCCTGCGCGCACTGGCGCTGGCGAGCGCCGTGGCGATTGGCGCCGTCGCGGGACTGTTTGCGCCATGGGAGGGGCTTCGGCTCTTTGCGGCCTTTGGTCTCGCCGGCGTCTCGCTCGCGAGCATTTTTCTGCGCCTTTCCGCCTGCGCCGCGAGTTTCAGCGCGGAGGCGGAGCTGGGCTCTGTCGAGAATGCGGACCTGCCGGTCTACACTGTGGTCGTCGCGCTTTATAAGGAGGCCGCCGTCGCGCGCCAGCTCGCGCGCGCCATCGACCGCCTGGATTATCCGCGCGCCAAGCTCGATGTGAAATTCGTCATCGAATGCGACGACGAGGCGACGGGCGCGGCGCTGCGCGCGCATCCGCCGCGCACGCCGCATGAGATCGTCGTCGCGCCCGAGGGCGCGCCACGCACCAAGCCGCGCGCGCTCAATGTCGCCATGCCTTTCGCGCGCGGCGCGCTCGTCGCTGTCTTCGACGCCGAAGACCTTCCCGATGGCCCGCAGCTTCGGCGCGCCGCGTCGATCTTCGCCTCCGCGCCGCCGGAGGTCGCCTGTCTCCAGGCGAGCCTCGCCATCGACAACGCCGGGCTGAACTGGATGACGGGCCTCTTCGCGCTCGATTACGCCGCGCTCTTCGATGTCTACAACAAGGGCCTGGCGGCGCTCGGCCTGCCGCTTTTTCTCGGGGGCACGTCGAACCATTTTCGCATCGAGGCGCTGAGGGACGTCGGCTTCTGGGACGCGTACAACGTCACTGAAGACGCCGATCTCGGCCTGCGTCTCGCGCGCGCGGGCTATGTCGTGCGAACCTTCGAGTCGCATACCTTCGAGGAGGCGCCCGCGACCTTCCGCGCGCTGGTGAAGCAGCGCACGCGCTGGCTCAAGGGCTGGATGCAGACGGCGATCGTCCATTGTCGTCATCCAGCGCGGTTCTTCGCCGATTTCGGCCCGCGCCGGGGGCTGGCCGTGCTCGCCATGTTCGCGGGCGGCCTGCTGGGGCCGATGTTCGGGCCGTTCCTGACCTGCCGGCTGTTTTACGACGTCGCAACCGGCGCCCTTGCCGCGGACGACCTCTTTGGCCGCGCCTGCGCCGCGCTCTGGTGCGCGGTCGCGGTCGCGGGCGCGGCGGCGCTTGTCGCGCCCTTGCTGCTGGGGGCCGAGCGGCGAGGCTTGCGGCGCCATCGCGGGGCGCTCGTCTGTCTGCCGCTCTGGCTGCTGATGCTCAGCGTCGCGAGCTGGCGCGCCTTTCTGGAGCTCTGGCTGAAGCCGTTCTACTGGGAGAAGACCGAACACGGGCTGACGCTGCGCGGCGACAACGCGCAAGAGTCATCATAGCTTTTCTCGCCCAATCGGGACTGCGACGCAAAGCTGTCAGGCAAACAGCCACTGCTTGAGCAGGAAGCCGGCGCTCAGCGCCTTGCTGTAATGCTCATGCAGCACCGTATGTGACATGCCCGCGCGCGGCAGGTCGCTCTTCTTCAGGCGGCGGAAGAAGGGGATCAGCACATCCTCGAAATTGGCGACCGTATATTTGCCGCCGTGCCGGTCGGCGACGCGTTCGGCGACATTGGTGAAGAGCAGCATCAGCGCCTTGAACAGCACCGGATTGGCGATGTTCTCGTCGATCGCGTGGAGCCCAAGCCCGTGGCGGCAGGCGCGCAGATAGGCGTTGAGGACGCCATAGACTTCATCCGCCGGCGCCCCGACGAAGGCGCCCTTGATCGAGCGCAGCGCGGCGTTGAAGGTCACGCGCGAGATCATGTTCTTCTTGCGCTCGGCGGGGCTCAGCAGGCCGGCGAGGGCGCTGTCCTTGCGCGTGTGGAAGAGGTCGAAGACATTGTGCAGCAGCGCCTCTGTCTCCGTCTCCACTTCGGAGAGGCGGCGAATGTCGAGCAGCAGTTCGTTGGGCACCGGCCGCTGCTTGGTGTTGATGTCCATGAACAGGCGGCATTCCTGCGCGCGGCTCAGCCGGTTGTAGATGACCACTGGCACGCTCACCGAGGACTTCGCCAGCTTGAAGCCGTAAATGCGATGCTGGCCGTCGATGATGAGAAAGGCCTTCTTGTCCTTGCGGAAGGTGAGCGCGCCCGTGTCCCTGTCGAATTTGAGATGCGCGCGCGATTGCGCCGAGAGCACCACGGCGCCCGGCACCGTGCCGAAACCGGCGTCAATATAGCGCGCGATCGACTTGGCCCGCTTCTCGTCGAGCAGACGCTGGAAGCCGTCGATGGGATTGTCGACGCGCGGTTCCACCATGCAGGTGTCGGCGAGCAGGTCGCTGGGCAGCACAAGCGAATAGAAACGATGCTTGCCCTGCGCGACGACGAGCGCCCGTGCGCTCATTGTCTTTGCGTCGGGGGCGCCGTCGCTTGCAGAAAACTCGGCGTCGGCGGGGAGGGGGGTGGAATCGGCGAAGTCGCCAGCCGTGTCCCGATCCATTTGTCTGATCCTATCCAGCGCGAACTTGACAGCGTTCACGGAAGCTGACTCAGGCGAATCAAAATCGGCACTCGACAGGAGGCTAGGAGCGAAATGTTAACGGAACAAGGCGCTTGCGCAGCGAAGCGCGGTCCGGGCCGCTTTTCTGCTTCCTTCGGCCGGCGCGGCGATGCTAGAAAAGAGTCAAACGGCCCTTCGGAGGCGCATCGCCCATGTGGTCGATCATCAGGTCGCTGCGGCGGCTGACAGGACAGCCGCTCTCGCGGCGATTCAACAGAAGATTTCGGATGAACCGCTACGAGCGCACCCCTGAACCGGCCGGCGAGGCCGAGGTCGAATTTCTCGACGGCGAATATCGTGTTCGCAAGCCCGGCGCCTATGTGCGCTGCGCCGTCACCGGCGAGCCCATCCCGCTCGAGGATCTGCGCTACTGGAACGTCGATCTTCAGGAGCCTTACGCCGGCCCGCACGCCAAGCTGATGAAGCTCGGGGTCAAGAAGCCCGACTGAGCCGCGCGGCGTCGAGCGCCGCGGCCAGCGCCGCCCTGACCTCGTCTGCGTCCGCAAAGGTGAGCTGGACAGACAGCGTGCCGACGCGCGGGGCGTCCGGCGGCAGGCGGACCGCGTCCTTTTCCGTCGTCACCAGCGTCGCCTGACGCGCATCGGCCAGCGCCGCAAGGGTCGCCATTTCCGCCGCGCTGAAGCGGTGGTGATCGGCAAAGGCCCGGCGCGACACGATCTCCGCGCCCGCGGCCGCCAGCGTGGCGAAAAATTTCTCCGGTCTGGCGATGCCTGAAAATGCGACCACCCGCCTCCCTTTGAAATCCTGCCCCGTTCCCGTGACGGTCGCGCGGAAGGCGGGCTTTGCGCCGCTTTCCGCCAGCGCCAGCCCAGCGTCGCCGTCTCCGATGATCACCAGCGCGTCGGCGGCGTCGAACTGGTCGCGCAGGGGCGCGCGGAGAGGGCCGGCGGGGAGGCAGCGGCCGGCGCCGGCGCCATAGTCCGAGTCGATCGTTAGCAGGGCGAGGTCGGGCGCCAGTCGCCGGCTGTGAAATCCATCGTCGAGGATCAGCACGGTCGCGCCTCTCTGGCGCGCCAGTTCCGCGCTTGCGGCGCGGTCGGCGCCGACGATGGTGAGCGCGTGGCGCGCCAGCAGCAAGGCTTCGTCGCCTGTCGTCGCCGCGCTGTCGCCCGCCGCCACGACGAATGATCCCGCGCCCGGCTTTGCGCCCGGCCTTAGGCCCGGCTTAGCGCCATAGCCCCGCGTCAGCAGGGCCGGGCGTTCGCCCGCTTCGACGAGGAGGCCGGCGAGCGCGATGACGAGCGGCGTCTTGCCGTCGCCGCCGACGGTCAGGCCGCCGACCACGATGGCGGGCAGCGGGGCGCGCGGGGCGTCGCGGCGCAGGCGGCGCGCGGCGACGCTCCCGTATAGCCAGCCGAGCGGGGCCAGAAGCCGCGCGGCGGCGCAGTCATGGCGCCAGAAGTCGGGCGCGCGCGGCAATCAGCGCCCCTCGATGGCGACCTGCGCAATATAGGGCTCGACGGCGTCGATGATCCCGCGCGAGGCCCCGCCGAGTTTCTCGACCACTTCCGCGCCGGCGCGGCCCATGCGGCGCATCCGCTTGGGGTCCGACAGCAGATAGTGAACCGCCCGCGCCAGCGCGCGCGCGTCATTGACCCGCGCGGCCGCCTTTGCGGCGCCGAGCGCCGCGTAAACTTCCAAGAAATTGTCGACGGAGGGGCCATGCAGCACGGCGCAGCCGAGCTTCGCCGGCTCGATGGGGTTCTGCCCGCCGCCGGCGGCCAGCGACTTGCCCATGAAGATGATGCCGACGCTGCGGAAGATCAGCCCCAGCTCGCCGACCGTATCGGCGACGTAAACCGCAACATCCGGCTGCGGGTCGCCGTCGCGGCTTCGCAGCGCGACGGACAGGCCGCGCGCCTGCGCCAGCATCGCGATCTCCGCGCCCCGTTCGCGATGGCGCGGGACGATCACCGTCAGCAGCGCGGGGACCTGCTGCGCGATTTCGGCGTGGGCGTCGAGAATTTGCTCGTCCTCGCCGTCATGAGTCGAGACGGCGGCCCAGACCGGGCGGGCGCCGATGGCCCCCTTGAACGCCGACAGCGCCGCCGGATCGGCCGGTGGCGGCGGGACGTCATATTTCAGATTGCCGCCGACGCGCACATAAGGCGCGCCCAGCCCGATGAAACGCGCCGCATTGTCGGCGTCCTGCGCGAGGCACAGATCGACGGCGCCGAAAATCTTGCGGGCGGCGCCGGGAAACCTGCCCCAGCGTTCCGCCGACTGCCGCGAGACGCGGGCGTTGGCGAGCACCAGCGGAACGCCGCGCGCGCGCAGCGCCGCCACCATGTTGGGCCATAGCTCGGATTCTGCGAAAATCGCGATCGCCGGCCGCCAGTAATCGAGAAAGCGGTCGACGAAGGCCGGCGCGTCGAGCGGCATGTATTGGTGAAAGGCGCCCGCTGGCAGCCGGGCGCAGAGAAGCTGCGCGGAAGCGACCGTGCCGCTCGTCACCAGCACCTCGGCGCCGCGCTGGATGAATCGTTCGACCAGCGGCAGCAGCGCGAGCGTCTCGCCGAGACTGGCGCCGTGCATCCAGATCAGCCGCCCTGGCGGCCGCTCGCGGGTGGCGACGCCAAACCGCTCATCGAGGCGGGCGGGGTCTTCCCTGCCTTGCGTGACGCGCCAGTTGAGCAGCGGGCCGGCGAGCGGCGTGAGCGCATGGGTCGCCAGTCGATAGAGCTTCAGAAGCGGCATGATCCCCTGTTCGCTTGAACCGGTCGCGCCTTACGCCAGGCCCGGGAGGCATGGCGCTTCTTATCGTTCTGAAAGCTGGCGAATTTAGGAAAGCGGGTGGGTGGCTGTCAGGAGGCCGGGCCTGGCCGCCATGTCCCTCACCCGGCAGGCGGGGAGGGGCGGCGGCGGCACGGCGCTGTCGCCTTCCGTCAGAGCTTGTCGTGCGCCGGGTCGAGCAGCTTGTAGAGATGCACCACGAAATAGCGCATGTGGGCGTTGTCCACCGTCGATTGCGCCTTCGCCTTCCAGGCGGCGACGGCGCTCTCATTGTCCGGGTAGACGCCGACGATGTCGAGCTTCGACGGGTCGCGGAACGTCGTGCCGTCGAGCGCCTCGAGTTCGCCGCCGAAAACGAGATGCAGGAGCTGCTTTTCTTTT
The DNA window shown above is from Methylocystis echinoides and carries:
- a CDS encoding 3-deoxy-D-manno-octulosonic acid transferase, producing MPLLKLYRLATHALTPLAGPLLNWRVTQGREDPARLDERFGVATRERPPGRLIWMHGASLGETLALLPLVERFIQRGAEVLVTSGTVASAQLLCARLPAGAFHQYMPLDAPAFVDRFLDYWRPAIAIFAESELWPNMVAALRARGVPLVLANARVSRQSAERWGRFPGAARKIFGAVDLCLAQDADNAARFIGLGAPYVRVGGNLKYDVPPPPADPAALSAFKGAIGARPVWAAVSTHDGEDEQILDAHAEIAQQVPALLTVIVPRHRERGAEIAMLAQARGLSVALRSRDGDPQPDVAVYVADTVGELGLIFRSVGIIFMGKSLAAGGGQNPIEPAKLGCAVLHGPSVDNFLEVYAALGAAKAAARVNDARALARAVHYLLSDPKRMRRMGRAGAEVVEKLGGASRGIIDAVEPYIAQVAIEGR
- the lpxK gene encoding tetraacyldisaccharide 4'-kinase, which codes for MPRAPDFWRHDCAAARLLAPLGWLYGSVAARRLRRDAPRAPLPAIVVGGLTVGGDGKTPLVIALAGLLVEAGERPALLTRGYGAKPGLRPGAKPGAGSFVVAAGDSAATTGDEALLLARHALTIVGADRAASAELARQRGATVLILDDGFHSRRLAPDLALLTIDSDYGAGAGRCLPAGPLRAPLRDQFDAADALVIIGDGDAGLALAESGAKPAFRATVTGTGQDFKGRRVVAFSGIARPEKFFATLAAAGAEIVSRRAFADHHRFSAAEMATLAALADARQATLVTTEKDAVRLPPDAPRVGTLSVQLTFADADEVRAALAAALDAARLSRAS
- a CDS encoding glycosyltransferase family 2 protein, with amino-acid sequence MSLASADFGPADPVRLPAEEARVARRRLPDFASDAVRRRARRVETAPRPPAVEIAFLAHYGVPPEVLAYAMQRGRADGVSPDAALLAEGMVEEDVFYRALADHLRVAFVDEAVTLAPGAAQTAEQGYVPLQPNADGLRWLFAPTGAGIFRLMSAVRAAKGRPLFALTTPRRLTDALRRARPLEAARLASISAERVDPALCVRGALGLRALALASAVAIGAVAGLFAPWEGLRLFAAFGLAGVSLASIFLRLSACAASFSAEAELGSVENADLPVYTVVVALYKEAAVARQLARAIDRLDYPRAKLDVKFVIECDDEATGAALRAHPPRTPHEIVVAPEGAPRTKPRALNVAMPFARGALVAVFDAEDLPDGPQLRRAASIFASAPPEVACLQASLAIDNAGLNWMTGLFALDYAALFDVYNKGLAALGLPLFLGGTSNHFRIEALRDVGFWDAYNVTEDADLGLRLARAGYVVRTFESHTFEEAPATFRALVKQRTRWLKGWMQTAIVHCRHPARFFADFGPRRGLAVLAMFAGGLLGPMFGPFLTCRLFYDVATGALAADDLFGRACAALWCAVAVAGAAALVAPLLLGAERRGLRRHRGALVCLPLWLLMLSVASWRAFLELWLKPFYWEKTEHGLTLRGDNAQESS
- a CDS encoding DGQHR domain-containing protein, with protein sequence MDRDTAGDFADSTPLPADAEFSASDGAPDAKTMSARALVVAQGKHRFYSLVLPSDLLADTCMVEPRVDNPIDGFQRLLDEKRAKSIARYIDAGFGTVPGAVVLSAQSRAHLKFDRDTGALTFRKDKKAFLIIDGQHRIYGFKLAKSSVSVPVVIYNRLSRAQECRLFMDINTKQRPVPNELLLDIRRLSEVETETEALLHNVFDLFHTRKDSALAGLLSPAERKKNMISRVTFNAALRSIKGAFVGAPADEVYGVLNAYLRACRHGLGLHAIDENIANPVLFKALMLLFTNVAERVADRHGGKYTVANFEDVLIPFFRRLKKSDLPRAGMSHTVLHEHYSKALSAGFLLKQWLFA
- a CDS encoding DUF4170 domain-containing protein, with protein sequence MTKHETPAKKEKQLLHLVFGGELEALDGTTFRDPSKLDIVGVYPDNESAVAAWKAKAQSTVDNAHMRYFVVHLYKLLDPAHDKL
- a CDS encoding DUF2093 domain-containing protein; protein product: MNRYERTPEPAGEAEVEFLDGEYRVRKPGAYVRCAVTGEPIPLEDLRYWNVDLQEPYAGPHAKLMKLGVKKPD